CCAGGAATTGATTTTAATGTTGATGAGCAACTGAGATTGCTCGGAAGCTTCGATTATAACCGGGAAATAGAAACCATCCCCCTAGAGAACCCCTCGGGCCTGCGGTTTTATATGCACAACGGCAACTTTGAATCGGGTGACGCAGAGTATTATTACAATTTGGTTCGGCTCATCAAACCATCGACAATAATAGAAATAGGCTCGGGGTTTTCCACTCTTGTTGCTTTACTGGCTATCGAAAAGAATATGACCGAAGCCAATCGCGACACGTGTGAATTTATATGCATTGAACCATATCGAGCAGATTGGATAAAAGGGATGAAGCACATCACCGTCAAGGAAAGTAAAGTGGAAGAAATTGGTTTGGAAACATTTACATGCTTGCGAGCCAATGATATATTGTTCATTGATTCGTCCCACATGATTCGGCCTCAAGGCGACGTGCTATTTGAATACCTTGAAATATTGCCCACCTTGAACTCCGGGGTTTATGTTCATAGCCACGATATATTCACACCAAAGGATTATCCAGATGAATGGGTGCTGAGAGACTCGAAATTTTGGAATGAGCAATATATGTTGGAGGCATTTCTGACGAATAATGCGTCATTTAGAATAGTCGGTGCTCTAAATTATTTAAAACACCACCACTTCACAGAACTATCCAGCAAATGCCCGGTCCTCGCGAGAGAACCATATCGCGAGCCTGGGTCCTTCTGGTTCGTGAAACAATAAAGACACGCGGACCCCTCTTTTAACTCGCATCTCATAACAACTACCACAGGCCAACCCCGCCCAATACCAAAAATTTCGTCGTCCATTGGAAGGCCTCACAAGTTCCAAAATCGGAACTGGCAGAGGTGATCCCGCATCGGGTCGGCCGGCGCAACTGAAGGAAAATCACGCGCCGCTAATCCCTTCTGAGGCCAGACCTTGCATTTGCATAACCCTCACCCCTTCTCCCCGTGCGGGATGAAGGGCACGAGGATGCTCCCTATGAGGGATAAGGCCGCCAGGGCGTGAAGGGCCCTGCTGACGCCCACGGCGTCGGCCAGCATGCCGGTCAGAAGCACGCCCACCCCGCCCAGGCCCACGGCAAAGCCTATCATCATCCCCGAGGCCATGGCGACGTGCTTCGGCATGAGTTCCTGGGCCATGACGGACCCCATGAGGAAGAACCCGAAGAGGAAGAGGAACACGAGAGAGGCCGTCCCCGTAGTGTGCAGAAACAGAAGGAAAAGCGGTGCGGCAAGGAAAAGCGTCACGCCCGTCACCTTCTTTCTGCTCCAGAGGTCCGAGAGGGAGCCCCCGATAAACTGCCCGGTGACGCCGGCCAGGAGCATGAAGGTGACGTAGGAGTTGGAGCGGAGGATGGAGTTTCCCATCGCCACGAAATGGGCGGGCACGTAGGTCACGGCGGACAGATACACCCAGGCCCGGAGCACCGCCACCGCAAAAAGCACCGCCGCGGGCGAGATGTCCCCGAGACGAGGGGAAGGGACGCGGCCCCCTTCGGTCCTCACGCTCACCGCAGGGGCCCGGCGCAGGAGATAGCCCCCCATGAGGAGGCCCGGCAGCCCCATGGCCAGCATTCCCCGGAGGCCCCAGATTGTCGTGAACAACCCCACCAGGACCGGCCCCGCGGCAAACCCCAGGTTGCCCCCGACCAGGAAGGTGGCCATGAGCCTTCCCCGCGCCCGCGTGGCAATGGTGCTGACCGAAGAGATGGCGGGGGGATGAAAGACGGCCGGCCCCAGCCCCGCCAGGGCGGCCACGGGAAGCAGCAGGGCGTACGGCTCCCCCAGCCCAAGCAGGGCGATGAAGCTCCCCACCCAGATGAGCCCCACGCCGCTCAACCACCTGTACCTGAAACGGTCTGCGACATAGCCCAGCAGGGGCTGGGTCACCGAGGAGGCCACGGTAAAGAAGGTAACCAGGAGGCCCGCGGCCGCAAACGACAGGCCGGAGGCGGATACGAGCACCGGGACGAAGGGCGGGATGGCGTTCATGAAGACATCGTCGGCCAGGTGGGCCGCGGCGAACATCAGGAGCTTTGTCCTGTCGGAAGCCAAATTCCATGTCCTCCGATGCGGTTGTCTCCGAAGGCCCCCGCCCGGGGCTCCCGTTGAGGATGACGTGCTTCGGGCGGAGGCTTCCAGGGGGGCCTCAGCCCCGTGCCCCCTTGCGCCTGAGCCGGAGCCTCAGCCTGTAGTGGGTCTCCCTCTCCCGCTCCTCCAGGTACTCGGCGATGCCCTTTATCTCGCCGGAGAGGGAAGGCTCCACGCGCTCCTCCAGCATCCGGATGCGGTGGGTGCTCCGGGCTATCTCCTCCCCGTGGCGCTTGAGCTTGCTCTCGTAGGCGGCCACGTCCATGACGGCCCTGACAATCTCCTCAAAAAGATGCGTGGCCTCCTCCAGGCGGGGCGTGGTGCCCAGGTAGTCGTATCCCCGTTCCTCCGGGGCGCGGAGAGGGGACTCGCGGAGCTTCACTTCCTTGTACCCGAGCCCCCAGATGCTGCCCAGGGCGATGTCGGCGGCCAGTTCCTCCCGGAGCGAGAGGAGGGCGATGCTCTCCACCCCGGCCTCCCCCTCCTGACCCAGGGCCAGGGCAAGCTCCCCCAGGGCCTTCCGGTAGGTGCCGGCTATCTCCTTGCGGGTGCGCAGAAGGGGGGCGGTGGTGCGCAGGAACTCCTGCATGAGGGCTTTCCTCCGGGACTTGAGGATATGCACGCTGTCCCGCACGGCCTTTCGCCTTTCCCTGAGGGCGAGGAGGTTGCTCCTGGTGGGATGCACGTTATTGCTCCTCCTCGAAGCGCTCCGCCAGGCGCCGGGCTGCCTCCAGGGTCTCGCCCACGCTCCGCCTGCCCCTCTGCGTGACGAACTCCCGCTCGAAGGCGTCGGCGAAATCCAGCATCCCCCTGTCCCGCTCGCTCATTCCCTCGCGCCCTATGATGGCCTCGAGCCTCCTCATCTCCCTGCCCCGGGCGTACATGGAGTACATCCTCCCGGCCAGGGCCTTGTGGTCCTTGCGGGTGCGGCCCTCCCCTATGCCCTCCTGCATGAGCCGGGAGAGGCTGGGCAGGACGTCCACGGGCGGGAAGACGCCCCTGGCGTGAAGGGCCCGGGAGAGGACGAGCTGGCCCTCGGTGATGTAGCCCGTCAGGTCCGGCACCGGGTGGGTGATGTCGTCCTCGGGCATGGTCACGACGGGCAGCATGGTGACCGAGCCCTCCACCCCCTTGATGCGCCCCGCCCTCTCGTACAGGGAGGCCAGGTCCGAATACATGTAGCCCGGATAGCCGCGCCGCCCCGGAAGCTCCTCCCTGGAGGTGGAGACCTCCCTCAGGGCGTCGCAGTAGTTGGCCATGTCGGCCAGGAGCACCAGGACGTCCATGCCCCGCTCGAAGGCCAGGTACTCCGCAACCGAAAGGGCCAGCCTGGGGGCCAGGAGCCTCTCCAGGACGGGGTCGGAGGCCAGGTTTACGAAGGCCGCGTACTCCGTGGCCGCCTCCTCCAGGACCGCCCTGTAGAAGGCGTACTCCCGGTGGGTGAGCCCCAGGCCGGCGAAGACCACGGCGAAGGAGCCCCTG
The Nitrospirota bacterium DNA segment above includes these coding regions:
- a CDS encoding class I SAM-dependent methyltransferase, yielding MLKLERYRPTKNIFCSVGIFPISDHFYEPLFNPAHLRKSLREDRHLPGIDFNVDEQLRLLGSFDYNREIETIPLENPSGLRFYMHNGNFESGDAEYYYNLVRLIKPSTIIEIGSGFSTLVALLAIEKNMTEANRDTCEFICIEPYRADWIKGMKHITVKESKVEEIGLETFTCLRANDILFIDSSHMIRPQGDVLFEYLEILPTLNSGVYVHSHDIFTPKDYPDEWVLRDSKFWNEQYMLEAFLTNNASFRIVGALNYLKHHHFTELSSKCPVLAREPYREPGSFWFVKQ
- a CDS encoding MFS transporter, yielding MASDRTKLLMFAAAHLADDVFMNAIPPFVPVLVSASGLSFAAAGLLVTFFTVASSVTQPLLGYVADRFRYRWLSGVGLIWVGSFIALLGLGEPYALLLPVAALAGLGPAVFHPPAISSVSTIATRARGRLMATFLVGGNLGFAAGPVLVGLFTTIWGLRGMLAMGLPGLLMGGYLLRRAPAVSVRTEGGRVPSPRLGDISPAAVLFAVAVLRAWVYLSAVTYVPAHFVAMGNSILRSNSYVTFMLLAGVTGQFIGGSLSDLWSRKKVTGVTLFLAAPLFLLFLHTTGTASLVFLFLFGFFLMGSVMAQELMPKHVAMASGMMIGFAVGLGGVGVLLTGMLADAVGVSRALHALAALSLIGSILVPFIPHGEKG
- a CDS encoding V-type ATP synthase subunit D — translated: MHPTRSNLLALRERRKAVRDSVHILKSRRKALMQEFLRTTAPLLRTRKEIAGTYRKALGELALALGQEGEAGVESIALLSLREELAADIALGSIWGLGYKEVKLRESPLRAPEERGYDYLGTTPRLEEATHLFEEIVRAVMDVAAYESKLKRHGEEIARSTHRIRMLEERVEPSLSGEIKGIAEYLEERERETHYRLRLRLRRKGARG
- a CDS encoding V-type ATP synthase subunit B; its protein translation is MRYAEHSYRTVSRVAGPLLFLENVFTARMGESVLVLPPEGEPAEGEVLEISGRTVMVEVLGGTRGLDLEKTRVVFTDAVKHAPLSPLVLGRIFSGSFAPRDGKPMFVPDSYAPVTGAPINPSARETPREFIETGLSVVDGLNTLVKGQKLPVFSGSGLPSMEVAAFLLRHARLTRGSFAVVFAGLGLTHREYAFYRAVLEEAATEYAAFVNLASDPVLERLLAPRLALSVAEYLAFERGMDVLVLLADMANYCDALREVSTSREELPGRRGYPGYMYSDLASLYERAGRIKGVEGSVTMLPVVTMPEDDITHPVPDLTGYITEGQLVLSRALHARGVFPPVDVLPSLSRLMQEGIGEGRTRKDHKALAGRMYSMYARGREMRRLEAIIGREGMSERDRGMLDFADAFEREFVTQRGRRSVGETLEAARRLAERFEEEQ